The following are encoded together in the Thermothelomyces thermophilus ATCC 42464 chromosome 3, complete sequence genome:
- a CDS encoding fungal transcriptional regulatory-like protein (Fungal transcriptional regulatory-like protein), with protein MLHSEPGTQVATAPRPQWRSSKLRDSCQACALSKVKCPKEKPSCSRCESRLIPCEYFFTKRPGRRRGNSTAGPKTPTSSDSTSGSTSAAGSISGTVSGSGSISGSISGSSSGSIPGPISGSNPDPDESWTRYGDTIHSLPPISRSYVLPEMTTPARTGNSSLSVPASPRTADAMSVLSNASDMLSVHTGLDSASLAYFSHDIGDMDFVTSVMDSPIDLPMPDICGSNSGGQLGIDVASLLIPDESTDYHDGSASSDSSSSSTADLLNAASGASPAPASPAHRPVENGATGADASSTRSSSPCGCLNGALHLLKTLSSTGNSKSDSTTTADGASGGPDAANNRDPIQAVLQENKQSIESVESMLACPSCTHDSFLLTVLALAVLKVVQRYSAAAWGTTSQSASRYGATAGMTTISAADGEPGDRGGDKTARLANGILKRCPPKRPRSASTTYQNNTPTNKSGGGGGGGNGAGSVDDGMRSRSSSSSNSRSNSNSNSNSSCWDISTEQLVLSELHRAQRVVNKLSPKLRAPSYGEKGVATMMTMSHFGGGGMMQDPDYHHHHPLSAPVGDGLAAPFSVGTLEMVANDVRKSLGTLSSEIISRLRRR; from the coding sequence ATGCTCCACTCGGAACCAGGCACGCAGGTTGCTACCGCGCCCCGGCCGCAATGGCGCAGCTCCAAACTGCGGGACAGCTGCCAGGCCTGTGCCCTGTCCAAGGTCAAGTGTCCCAAGGAGAAGCCGTCGTGCTCGAGATGTGAGAGCCGCCTCATCCCATGCGAATACTTCTTCACCAAGCGCCCGGGCCGGAGGCGCGGCAACAGCACCGCCGGCCCAAAGACCCCCACATCGTCCGACTCCACTTCCGGGTCcacctccgccgccggctcCATTTCTGGAACCgtctccggctccggctccatCTCCGGCTCAATCTCCGGCTCAAGCTCCGGCTCCATACCCGGCCCCATTTCGGGCTCCAACCCCGATCCCGATGAGAGCTGGACCCGGTATGGCGACACCATTCACTCCCTCCCGCCCATCTCAAGATCCTACGTCCTGCCCGAGATGACGACCCCCGCACGAACGGGCAACAGCAGCCTCAGCGTTCCGGCCTCACCCCGAACGGCCGACGCCATGTCCGTGTTGTCAAACGCGTCAGACATGCTCTCGGTGCATACGGGCCTGGACTCTGCCAGCCTGGCATATTTCTCCCACGACATCGGCGACATGGACTTTGTCACCTCAGTCATGGACTCCCCCATCGACCTGCCCATGCCGGACATCTGCGGCAGCAACAGCGGCGGCCAGTTAGGGATCGACGTCGCCTCGCTCCTCATCCCGGACGAAAGCACCGATTACCATGACGGTTCGGCCTCCTCCGattcgtcctcgtcgtcgacaGCTGATCTCTTAAACGCCGCATCCGGGGCATCCCCCGCTCCTGCCAGCCCAGCCCATCGTCCCGTCGAGAACGGGGCGACCGGTGCCGATGCCAGCTCGACccggtcgtcgtcgccgtgcGGCTGCTTGAACGGGGCGCTACACCTGCTCAAGACGCTCTCGTCAACCGGTAACAGCAAGTCCGacagcaccaccaccgccgatGGCGCGTCGGGAGGCCCGGACGCTGCCAACAATAGGGACCCGATACAGGCGGTGCTGCAGGAAAACAAGCAGAGCATCGAGAGCGTCGAGAGCATGCTCGCGTGCCCTTCGTGCACCCACGACAGCTTCCTGCTCACCGTCCTCGCCCTGGCCGTCCTCAAGGTCGTCCAGCGGTATTCGGCCGCTGCCTGGGGCACGACGTCTCAGTCCGCGTCCCGTTACGGCGCGACAGCCGGGATGACGACCATCTCGGCGGCCGACGGGGAGCCGGGCGATCGGGGGGGCGACAAGACGGCCCGGCTGGCCAACGGCATCCTGAAACGATGCCCGCCGAAACGGCCACGTTCCGCCTCGACGACTTACCAGAACAACACTCCTACCAAcaagagcggcggcggcggcggcggcggcaacggcGCTGGCAGCGTGGACGACGGCATGAGaagccgcagcagcagcagcagcaacagccgcagcaacagcaacagcaacagcaacagcagctgCTGGGACATATCCACCGAGCAGCTCGTGCTCAGCGAGCTGCACCGCGCCCAGCGGGTCGTCAACAAACTCTCGCCCAAGCTCCGGGCGCCCTCGTACGGCGAGAAGGGTGTGgcgacgatgatgacgatgtcCCATTTTGGCGGGGGAGGCATGATGCAGGATCCGGattaccaccaccaccaccccctGTCGGCGCCGGTGGGAGACGGTCTGGCCGCTCCCTTCTCGGTCGGGACGCTGGAGATGGTGGCGAACGATGTGCGCAAGAGCCTGGGGACACTGTCGTCCGAGATCATCAGTAGACTTCGGCGGAGGTGA
- a CDS encoding polyketide synthase encodes MKIGYFGNEFPHDDLKDLFRRLWNLSKDRQHRLLAAFIHEATLAVKDEVRLLPSATRSLVPTFETIFDLADHAELRSGPMGGAVDGMLLCAVQLATFIGYHEDDAKDGFDFGNPEACLAGIGTGLLSTAAVSLSATLADVPVAAAEVMRIAFRLGVLVDEVSQNLQPRAADGGHGDSWAYVVPDAVAADIQSELDAVHAAESIPEPNKIFISTVSRNSVTISGPPARLKHLIDTSDFFRNRTLVALPVYGGLCHAKHIYDEEHVERIVEPSPLDAVLRPRVPVFPTGGSEPFPGKTATALFRDIVRDLLTQTIQWDVVVQGIRQQAARNAAVSEYLVLTLRASLPGRELVEALNEDSEQPVARTKDLVPWITKPAAVPRGPRGAQQSKIAVVGMSCRMPSGATDTEKFWEILEQGLDVHRKIPADRFDVDTHYDPTGKRVNTSITPYGCFIDEPGLFDAPFFNMSPREAAQTDPMQRLAIVTAYEALERAGYVPNRTPSTDLHRIGTFYAQASDDYREVNTAQEVGTYFITGGCRAFGPGRINYFFKFSGPSYSIDTACSSGLATIHIACNSLWNGDTDMAVAGGMNVLTNSDAFAGLGQGHFLSKTPNACKTWDCEADGYCRADGVASVVLKRLEDAEADNDNILGVILAAGTNHSANAVSITHPHAGHQADLTRQILAQAGVDPLDVSYVEMHGTGTQAGDAQEIQSVTQVFAPLTPTKRRSPKQPLHVGAVKSNVGHGEAVAGTTALLKVLLMFDKQAIPPHVGIKNAINPGFPKDLDKRNLHIPYEKTPWPRVPGKKRIAVVNNFSAAGGNTSLVLEEPPERDSSAVAGPDPRSTHVVAVSAKSKVSLKGNLERLIGYLDANLDVSLSDLSYTTTARRHHHNHRVAVAASEVGQLKRQLGTYLEGVESHKPIPNQGPPSVVFAFTGQGASYKSMNLALFRDSAAFRDQILHLDSLCRAQGFPSIVPAIDGSFPQDHAHSPTVTQLALVCVEMALAKYWESLGVRPDVVVGHSLGEYAALHVAGVLSAADAIFIVGRRARMLEQKCQVGSHKMLAVRASLDDVRAHAGGRPFEVACINGPRDTVLSGTGPEIEALAETLQAAGFKCFNLDVAFAFHSAQMDPILDELEEAASRAVLFQPLRLPVVSPLLGRVVFDDKTIDARYVRRATREAVNFLGAVEAARAVSTLDDSMVWIEIGPHPVCAGFARSIMPSLATAVPSLRRGEDDWKTLATSLAAVHAAGVPVAWDEFHRPFERACGLRLLDLPTYAWNDKTHWIQYNGDWALTKGNTFYDAEKKAKAEAEAAATANANPLTAPKSNLRTSLIHRVVEETFSGSAGRVIVQSDLMQPEFLAAVRGHEMNGAGVATSSIHADVAWTLGKYLYENLRPDQKERIKGIVQDMSITDLVVREGLVAQRNTKVPQLIQIAISTADIDSGTAQLEWHNVSQDGRSLVEQEPFATARIVYGSADASLSSWVPMLHLVRGRIEALSRLADEGKANRFSHNMAYLLFANNLVNYADKYRGMQAVVLDGLEAYAEVTLKSGAGDWTVPPFFIDSVCHLAGFVMNVSDANDTKANFFVTPGWGNLRLARPLVAGGRYRSYVKMIPTKEDPTVYLGDVYVLQGDEIIGLMQAIKFRRYPRVLLNRFFSPADVKNVTSSGVPAAAAAAVVPSAPLPTAVPKVAPAPVVVQQQTPPPEQPVPAPAPKQSAPAPAPAPAPAPAPAPAAASSEDSVAAKTLALVAAEAGLSMSDLHDDASFGSLGVDSLMSLVIAEKLREQLGITVSGSLFLEYPAVGDLRAWLLEYYN; translated from the exons ATGAAGATTGGATACTTCGGCAACGAGTTTCCCCACGACGACCTCAAAGACCTCTTCCGCAGGCTCTGGAACCTCAGCAAGGACAGGCAGCATCGGCTGCTCGCCGCATTCATCCACGAGGCCACCTTGGCCGTCAAGGACGAGGTTCGGCTGCTCCCGTCGGCGACAAGAAGCCTGGTGCCCACGTTTGAGACCATCTTTGACCTCGCCGACCATGCGGAGCTGCGCAGCGGGCCGATGGGAGGTGCGGTGGATGGGATGCTTCTCTGCGCCGTCCAGCTGGCAACATTTATTGG CTACCATGAAGACGATGCCAAGGACGGATTCGACTTTGGCAACCCCGAGGCCTGCCTCGCCGGCATCGGCACGGGCTTGCTGTCGACGGCCGCCGTCTCGCTATCCGCTACGCTGGCAGACGTGCCCGTGGCCGCGGCCGAGGTGATGCGCATCGCCTTCCGGCTGGGCGTTCTCGTCGACGAGGTGTCGCAGAACCTGCAGCCGCGCGCGGCCGACGGCGGACACGGCGACAGCTGGGCCTACGTAGTGCCCGACGCGGTGGCCGCCGATATCCAGAGCGAGCTGGACGCGGTCCACGCGGCCGAAAGCATCCCGGAGCCCAACAAGATCTTCATCAGCACCGTCAGCCGCAACTCGGTCACCATCAGCGGCCCGCCCGCCCGGTTGAAGCACCTCATCGACACGTCTGATTTCTTCCGCAACCGGACGCTCGTCGCCCTGCCCGTCTACGGCGGCCTCTGCCACGCCAAGCACATCTACGACGAGGAGCACGTCGAGAGGATCGTCGAGCCCAGCCCGCTCGACGCGGTTCTCCGGCCGCGGGTGCCCGTCTTCCCGACCGGCGGCTCAGAGCCCTTCCCGGGCAAGACGGCCACCGCCCTGTTCCGCGACATCGTCCGGGACCTCCTGACCCAGACGATCCAGTGGGACGTCGTCGTGCAGGGGATCCGGCAGCAGGCGGCCAGGAACGCGGCCGTGTCCGAGTACCTGGTGCTCACCCTCCGCGCCTCGCTGCCCGGGCGAGAGCTCGTCGAGGCGCTGAACGAGGACTCGGAGCAGCCCGTGGCAAGGACCAAGGACCTGGTGCCGTGGATCACGAAGCCGGCGGCGGTCCCGCGGGGGCCACGGGGCGCGCAGCAGTCCAAGATCGCCGTGGTCGGCATGTCGTGCCGCATGCCCAGCGGTGCGACCGACACGGAGAAGTTCTGGGAGATCCTGGAGCAGGGCCTGGACGTGCACCGCAAGATCCCCGCGGACCGGTTCGACGTTGACACGCACTACGACCCGACGGGCAAGCGGGTCAACACGAGCATCACGCCCTACGGCTGCTTCATCGACGAGCCGGGCCTGTTCGACGCCCCCTTCTTCAACATGTCGCCGCGCGAGGCGGCCCAGACGGACCCGATGCAGCGGCTGGCCATCGTGACGGCGTACGAGGCGCTCGAGCGGGCGGGTTACGTGCCCAACCGGACGCCGTCGACGGACCTGCACCGGATCGGCACGTTCTACGCCCAGGCGAGCGACGACTACCGCGAGGTTAACACGGCCCAGGAGGTCGGTACCTACTTCATCACGGGAGGGTGCCGCGCCTTCGGGCCGGGCCGCATTAACTACTTTTTCAAGTTCTCGGGCCCGAGCTACAGCATCGACACGGCCTGCTCGTCGGGCCTCGCGACGATACAC ATTGCCTGCAACTCGCTCTGGAACGGCGACACGGACATGGCCGTGGCAGGGGGCATGAACGTGCTCACCAACTCGGACGCCTTTGCCGGGCTGGGCCAGGGCCACTTCCTGTCCAAGACGCCCAACGCGTGCAAGACGTGGGACTGCGAGGCAGACGGGTACTGCCGGGCCGACGGGGTGGCATCGGTGGTGCTGAAGCGGCTCGAGGACGCCGAGGCGGACAACGACAACATCCTGGGCGTGATCCTGGCGGCGGGCACGAACCACTCGGCCAACGCCGTGTCCATCACGCACCCGCACGCGGGCCACCAGGCCGATCTGACGCGGCAGATCCTCGCCCAGGCCGGCGTCGACCCGCTCGACGTAAGCTACGTCGAGATGCACGGGACGGGCACCCAGGCCGGCGACGCGCAAGAGATCCAGTCCGTGACACAAGTGTTTGCGCCCCTGACCCCGACCAAGCGCCGCAGCCCCAAGCAGCCGCTACACGTCGGCGCAGTCAAGTCCAACGTGGGCCACGGCGAGGCCGTCGCTGGCACCACGGCCCTCCTCAAGGTGCTCCTCATGTTCGACAAGCAGGCCATCCCGCCCCACGTGGGCATCAAGAACGCCATCAACCCGGGCTTCCCCAAGGACCTCGACAAGCGGAACCTGCACATCCCCTACGAGAAGACGCCGTGGCCGCGCGTGCCCGGGAAGAAGCGCATCGCCGTCGTCAACAACTTCAGCGCCGCGGGGGGCAACACGAGTCTCGTCCTCGAGGAGCCGCCCGAGCGGGATTCGAGCGCCGTCGCGGGACCGGATCCTCGGTCGACCCACGTGGTCGCCGTGTCGGCCAAGAGCAAGGTGTCGCTCAAGGGCAACCTGGAGCGCCTGATCGGCTACCTGGATGCTAACCTGGACGTGTCGCTGTCGGACCTCTCGTACACGACGACGGCCCGGCGCCATCACCACAACCACCGCGTCGCCGTGGCCGCGTCGGAGGTGGGCCAGCTCAAACGCCAGCTCGGCACGTACCTCGAGGGGGTCGAGAGCCACAAGCCGATCCCGAACCAGGGCCCGCCCTCGGTCGTGTTCGCCTTCACGGGTCAGGGGGCCTCGTACAAGTCTATGAACCTGGCCCTGTTCCGGGACTCGGCCGCATTCCGGGACCAGATCCTCCACCTGGACTCGCTCTGCCGGGCCCAGGGTTTCCCGTCCATCGTCCCCGCCATCGACGGCAGCTTCCCGCAGGACCACGCGCATTCGCCGACCGTGACGCAGCTGGCGCTCGTGTGCGTCGAGATGGCGCTGGCAAAGTATTGGGAGTCTCTCGGGGTGCGCCcggacgtcgtcgtcggccacAGCCTGGGCGAGTACGCGGCCCTGCACGTGGCCGGGGTGCTCTCGGCGGCCGACGCCATCTTCATCGTCGGCCGGCGGGCGCGCATGCTCGAGCAAAAGTGCCAGGTCGGCAGCCACAAGATGCTGGCGGTGCGGGCGTCGCTCGACGACGTGCGCGCCCACGCGGGCGGCCGGCCCTTCGAGGTCGCCTGCATCAACGGGCCCCGCGACACGGTGCTGAGCGGAACGGGGCCCGAGATCGAGGCGCTCGCGGAGACGCTGCAGGCGGCCGGGTTCAAGTGCTTCAACCTTGACGTCGCCTTCGCCTTCCACTCGGCCCAGATGGATCCCATCCTGGACGAGCTCGAGGAGGCGGCCAGCCGGGCGGTCCTGTTCCAGCCGCTCCGCCTACCCGTCGTCTCGCCGCTGCTGGGGCGCGTCGTGTTCGACGACAAAACCATCGACGCCCGCTACGTCCGCCGGGCCACGCGCGAGGCCGTCAACTTCCTGGGCGCCGTCGAGGCCGCCCGGGCCGTCTCGACCCTAGACGACTCGATGGTCTGGATCGAGATCGGCCCGCACCCGGTCTGCGCCGGCTTCGCCCGCTCCATCATGCCCTCGCTGGCCACCGCGGTGCCGTCGCTGCGCCGGGGCGAGGACGACTGGAAGACGCTGGCGACCAGCCTGGCCGCCGTCCACGCCGCCGGCGTCCCCGTCGCCTGGGACGAGTTCCACCGCCCCTTCGAGCGCGCCTGCGGCCTGCGCCTGCTCGACCTGCCCACGTACGCGTGGAACGACAAGACGCACTGGATCCAGTACAACGGAGACTGGGCCCTCACCAAGGGCAACACCTTTTACGACGCCGAGAAGAAGGCcaaggcggaggcggaggcggcggcgacggccaaCGCCAACCCCCTGACGGCGCCCAAGTCCAACCTCCGCACCTCGCTGATCCACCGGGTCGTCGAGGAGACCTTTTCGGGCTCGGCCGGCCGCGTCATCGTCCAGTCGGACCTGATGCAGCCCGAATTCCTGGCGGCCGTGCGCGGCCACGAGATGAACGGAGCCGGCGTGGCCACGTCG TCCATCCACGCCGACGTCGCCTGGACCCTGGGCAAGTACCTGTACGAAAACCTGCGGCCGGATCAGAAGGAGAGGATCAAGGGCATCGTGCAGGACATGAGCATCACGGACCTGGTCGTGCGCGAGGGCCTTGTGGCTCAGAGGAACACCAAGGTGCCGCAGCTGATCCAGATAGCCATCTCCACGGCCGACATCGATTCGGGCACCGCCCAGCTCGAGTGGCACAACGTGTCGCAAGACGGCCGCTCGCTGGTGGAGCAGGAGCCCTTTGCGACAGCCCGCATCGTCTACGGCAGCGCCGACGCCTCGCTGTCCAGCTGGGTGCCCATGCTGCACCTGGTCCGGGGCCGCATCGAGGCGCTGTCGCGGCTGGCCGACGAGGGGAAGGCGAACCGATTCTCGCACAACATGGCCTACCTGCTCTTCGCCAACAACCTGGTCAACTACGCAGACAAGTACCGCGGCATGCAGGCCGTCGTCCTCGACGGGCTCGAGGCCTACGCCGAGGTGACGCTCAAatccggcgccggcgactgGACGGTGCCGCCTTTCTTCATCGACAGCGTCTGCCACCTCGCCGGCTTCGTCATGAATGTCTCGGACGCCAACGACACCAAGGCCAACTTCTTCGTCACACCCGGCTGGGGCAACCTGCGCCTCGCCCGCCCCCtcgtcgccggcggccgGTACCGCTCCTACGTCAAGATGATCCCCACCAAGGAGGACCCGACCGTCTACCTCGGCGACGTCTACGTGCTGCAGGGCGACGAGATCATCGGCCTCATGCAGGCCATCAAGTTCCGCCGCTATCCCCGCGTCCTGCTCAACCGCTTCTTCTCGCCCGCCGACGTCAAGAACGTCACATCATCGGGCGTgcccgccgctgctgctgcagcaGTTGTTCCTTCTGCCCCTCTCCCTACCGCGGTTCCCAAGGTTGCGCCGGCCCCTGTTGTTGTACAACAGCAAACGCCACCACCGGAACAACCGGTTCCCGCACCAGCGCCCAAGCAGTCAGCCCcagccccggccccggccccggccccggccccggctccagctcctgccgccgcctcctccgaGGACAGCGTGGCGGCCAAGACGCTGGCGCTGgtggcggccgaggccgggCTGAGCATGTCGGACCTGCACGACGACGCCAGCTTCGGCAGCCTGGGCGTCGACAGCCTGATGAGCCTCGTCATCGCGGAGAAGCTGCGTGAGCAGCTCGGCATCACGGTCAGCGGCAGCCTCTTCCTCGAGTACCCCGCCGTGGGCGACCTGCGCGCCTGGCTGCTCGAGTACTACAATTGA